In the genome of Quercus robur chromosome 3, dhQueRobu3.1, whole genome shotgun sequence, one region contains:
- the LOC126718228 gene encoding DNA polymerase zeta catalytic subunit, translated as MNPNPVTLKMEKVYHPCFLLTKKCYVGYSYESPEQSEPVFDAKGIETVHRDTCGAVSKTLEKSLRLFFEHRNTFELKAYLQRQWTGILSGRVSLQDFVYAKEVRLGTYFTRSSSSLPPAAMRADPRAEPRYAERIPYVVIHGEPGARLIDMVVDPLELLAMDSPFRLNDLYYINKQIIPALQRVFGLVGADLIWWFIEMPCPVREAFAKRPFSAPNAQRTRIDYYYLSKHCILCGELVQASAHIYNQSLQKGASAAAAVIGRTSKLERERCNTLLLFVDIVEAVTGLWKVESSALH; from the coding sequence ATGAATCCAAACCCAGTCACTTTGAAAATGGAGAAAGTATATCATCCATGCTTCCTCCTTACTAAGAAATGCTATGTTGGTTACAGTTATGAGAGCCCAGAACAGTCTGAACCTGTATTTGATGCTAAAGGCATTGAGACAGTACACAGGGATACATGTGGAGCTGTTTCCAAGACACTGGAGAAGTCGTTGAGACTCTTTTTTGAACATCGGAACACTTTTGAACTTAAAGCATATTTGCAGCGCCAATGGACCGGGATTCTATCTGGCAGGGTTTCTCTTCAGGATTTTGTTTATGCAAAGGAGGTTCGATTAGGTACCTACTTTACAAGGAGCTCTTCATCTCTCCCACCAGCAGCGATGAGAGCTGATCCAAGGGCAGAACCACGCTATGCAGAGCGAATACCTTATGTTGTAATCCATGGGGAGCCAGGGGCCCGCCTCATTGATATGGTTGTGGATCCATTGGAACTTTTGGCAATGGATTCCCCCTTTAGATTAAATGATTTATATTACATCAACAAACAAATAATCCCTGCTTTGCAGCGGGTATTTGGACTTGTTGGAGCTGACTTGATCTGGTGGTTTATAGAGATGCCCTGCCCAGTCAGGGAAGCCTTTGCTAAACGCCCCTTCTCTGCTCCAAATGCACAACGAACTAGAATTGATTATTACTATCTCTCAAAACATTGTATACTTTGTGGTGAGTTGGTCCAGGCATCAGCCCATATTTACAATCAAAGTTTGCAAAAGGGTGCTTCTGCTGCAGCAGCTGTGATTGGAAGAACTTcaaaattggagagagagagatgcaacACCTTGCTGCTATTTGTTGACATTGTAGAGGCGGTGACTGGGTTGTGGAAAGTGGAGTCAAGTGCACTTCACTAG
- the LOC126719721 gene encoding receptor-like protein 7 encodes MWKMNQYLPLFLIAFCLFFISQSQTTSNTSSQHRCLPEQSSTLLQLRKEFDDDYYGVSNPKMKSWKADSDCCSSWDGVTCDAHNGHVIGLDLSNSWLSGPLNSNSTLFKLRHLQKLSLALNDFSSSTTIPSEFGHLAWLTHLNLSRSFLHGQIPSEISWLSNLFSLDLSFNYYETYLKLGRDDLEALVHNMTYLRELHLDEVNISLSLPQSLANLSSLTSLSLSVCNLLGEFPLDIFLLPKIQAIDVSGNNNLTGFLPNFRSGSSLKQLDLSSKNFYGELPNSISNLKFLSHLDLSRANFFGELPNSIGNFKSLSHLDLFEENFYGEFPNSIGNLKSLSHLDLSRANFLGELPSSIEKLESLNALYLLKTNFFWETT; translated from the coding sequence ATGTGGAAAATGAATCAATACCTGCCCTTATTCCTTATTGCCTTTTGTTTGTTCTTCATTTCACAATCTCAAACCACTTCTAATACTTCCTCTCAACATCGTTGCCTCCCAGAGCAGAGCTCTACTTTGCTGCAACTGAGGAaagaatttgatgatgattaCTATGGTGTTTCTAATCCAAAGATGAAGTCTTGGAAGGCAGATAGTGATTGTTGTTCTAGCTGGGATGGGGTCACATGCGATGCACACAACGGCCACGTCATTGGCTTAGACCTCAGCAACAGCTGGCTTTCTGGGCCTCTCAACTCTAACAGCACCCTCTTCAAACTGCGTCACCTTCAGAAACTCAGCCTTGCCCTCAACGACTTCTCTTCCTCCACCACAATCCCATCTGAGTTTGGTCATCTTGCATGGTTGACCCATCTTAATCTCTCTCGTTCCTTCTTACATGGCCAAATCCCGTCGGAAATTTCATGGCTCTCCAATTTGTTTTCACTTGATCTCTCTTTCAATTATTATGAAACATATTTGAAGCTCGGAAGAGATGATCTGGAAGCACTTGTCCACAACATGACATATTTGAGAGAACTTCATCTGGATGAAGTGAACATCTCATTGTCACTACCTCAATCCCTCGCAAATTTGTCTTCCCTGacttctctttctctgtctGTCTGTAATTTGCTTGGCGaatttcccttagatattttccTACTTCCCAAGATACAAGCCATTGATGTGTCAGGTAACAACAATCTCACTGGTTTTCTTCCCAATTTTCGATCTGGTAGTTCCCTAAAGCAATTGGATCTTTCCTCAAAGAATTTTTATGGGGAATTGCCCAATTCAATCAGCAACCTTAAATTCTTGAGCCATTTGGATCTTTCTAGGGCAAATTTTTTTGGGGAATTGCCCAATTCAATTGGCAACTTTAAATCCTTGAGCCATTTGGATCTTTTtgaggaaaatttttatggggAATTTCCCAATTCAATCGGCAACCTTAAATCCTTGAGTCATTTGGATCTTTCTAGGGCAAATTTTCTTGGAGAATTACCCAGTTCAATCGAAAAGCTTGAGTCCTTGAATGctttatatcttctcaaaacaaattttttttgggaaactACCTGA
- the LOC126718229 gene encoding receptor-like protein 43 — protein sequence MNDAFPFWLQSLPELRILVLHANRFHGPIWNPHTRFGFSKLHVIDLSHNNFSGRLPSEYFRTWNAMQMVPTKDEARPEYMGSQSNYYEDSMTVVNKGLEIFLVKILTIFTAIDLSNNRFDGEIPNSVGNLKGLIVLNLSSNSFMDHVPSSLGNLTALESLDLSQNELSGEIPQKLISLTFLEYLNLSQNQLFGPIPQGGQFLTFENSSFEGNLGLCGSPLSKNVETMRHQLIKQDKNHQ from the coding sequence ATGAATGATGCATTCCCCTTTTGGTTACAGTCTTTGCCAGAATTACGGATTCTTGTCTTGCATGCAAATCGATTCCATGGCCCTATATGGAATCCTCATACCAGGTTTGGCTTTTCCAAGTTACATGTCATTGACCTCTCTCACAACAATTTCTCTGGTAGGCTACCTTCAGAATACTTTAGAACTTGGAATGCAATGCAAATGGTTCCTACCAAAGATGAAGCACGACCAGAATACATGGGAAGTCAATCAAATTATTATGAAGACTCAATGACAGTGGTGAATAAGGGGTTAGAAATATTTTTGGTAAAGATCTTGACCATCTTCACAGCTATTGATCTCTCCAATAATAGATTTGATGGAGAAATTCCAAACAGTGTGGGAAACCTAAAGGGACTAATTGTACTCAATTTATCGAGCAATAGCTTCATGGACCATGTCCCTTCATCATTAGGGAACCTAACCGCACTTGAATCTTTGGATCTTTCTCAAAACGAGCTCTCAGGTGAAATTCCTCAAAAGCTAATTAGTCTCACATTTCTTGAATatttaaacttatctcaaaATCAACTTTTTGGTCCAATTCCACAAGGTGGACAATTTTTGACGTTTGAAAATTCCTCTTTTGAGGGAAACTTGGGATTGTGTGGCTCTCCGCTGTCAAAGAATGTGGAAACAATGAGACACCAACTTATAAAACAAGACAAGAATCATCAATAG